Within Phocoena phocoena chromosome 9, mPhoPho1.1, whole genome shotgun sequence, the genomic segment gTTAAAGAAATGggtcaatcaatatttgttgtcAATTATGTGTTAAactctgtgctaagtactttaagAAAAGCATAGACTTATGCATTATCACAGTccaaattttattaaatgctcatatttataatttaaaaattcatgtacaTGCTTAATAGTAGTATTACATATGACCAAACAGTATGTCATTAAAGCTCAAGATATtccatggaattaaaaaaaattttttttatgaaatCACACAGCCTCCTTTGAGCTCCTTGAAGGGATTTTTGTCCTCTGGGATACCCTTTACTAATGGATCCTCCCCAGATCTTTCTTCAACATAATCCCTTACTTCTTCACAACATTTGGACaccttaaaggaaaaaaggaaagagatgacTCATTTGGCTTAATAGAGAGTACTGCAGAATCCAAGAAtgcatttataataataatttttgtgtCTGTTCTATCTTTTTAATGTGATTCTGCTTTCTGCCAATGCATTTGTACTTTCTACGAGAGACGAAGAAATAGctgctccctgccctgcccttgtGGATATCTCTGGGCAAAGGCTAACCAGCCGCCATACTCCAGCTAAGGGCTCTCAGTGCACGCTGCCTCCAGCTTCTTTAGAGGAGACAGGGTCCAGGGATCAGAACACAGCTGATAGCACAAGTCAAGAACGTTACCAGAGTGAGCATTGATTAAATCGTTGACTTCATTCCAAAAATGTGAAGGTGGAAGGGAATGAATAATTGTTAAATTCCAGGCTTATCACCACTCCTGGATTCTCAGAAGTATacacatgtaattttattttaagctgGTCTACAATGATTGATCATGATTGTAAACTTGAAGGTGAGCTCCAAAGGGACCTTTGGCTGATTTGTTCACATGTATCCCAGGCATCTAGAACAGAGCCTGCATTtagttggtgctcagtaaataaataCTGGCTAAACTAGATCATCCGTTTTACTTATGAGCTTGCTCCTTAGTCATCTGCTCCATTATAGTAATGACCCTGTGAAAAATCAGGCTTTAGTATTTTAATGGACTCAGCCAGAGCCTGTTAATGTACCATGTAACATACTGTTTAGAGAGAGGCAAAGTTCTATACATGCGTAAGTATgagtatgtgtacgtgtgtgtgtgtgtgtgtgtgtgtgtgtgtgtatacacatgcatatacacacatggGACcaaattattcatttcttttaatggtcaacttgttttgttttcacttaatTTATCCTTCATGACATTAACACAAAACTGCTTCATTTTTGGCAGTCCATGAAGTGACCATTCTGTAAGTTACCTAAGGAAtttattgctttgttttaataaaatcttcACACCATTTTTGCATGAAAGTTCTAAGCAACATTAGACAGAAGACTTAAGATTACTTAGACTCTGCAAGCTCATTATCTACATATTAGAACAGATCATTTCTAATCAGGGGCAGGACATTGTTCAGGTGGCTCCTTCACAGGACGATACTTGGAGTTTATGCACACATTTGAAATATGCAATACTTTAGATTCactttttcccctcaaaattcaaACTTGAGATTTAATTTCACTTCTTCCCCTGTCTTCCAAACACCAGCTCTTTGGGCCCCAACCAGTTGTCAGGAACAGGACTCAGTGAGGGGTTAGTTTTGACAGTGCCTGGCTAGGATCTGAGGATCCTGAGGAACAGACTACCTAAAATCCTATGTGGGTGGATGTGCTTCAGAATTATTTCACGGAGCCttattataagtatatatagTTTAATACAGGATTACATGGCATGGTAGAAGGAGCATGGGCATTGGATTCAGGCCATCCCAGGTTTGATTTTGACTCTgcccacttaccagctgtgtgccctTAGTTAAAATAGTTTATCTAAGGTATAGTTACTTCATCTATGAAATATGAGAAGCAACACAGATTGCATTAAGTACCTGGCATACAGAGATAGTCAGTCAAATGGTAGCTATTACTATAAAGATTGCTTTTAGTTTTTGCCTATTATATTCGCTTATAGTCATCATAAATCTTTCAGCTTTAGAAACTGGATGCAAAGAGTTGTCTTACTCTGACAATAATGCTGCCTTAACAGCAAAGTAGGTTGAGGCACATTATGAATCGGTCTGGTTCatagatataaataataatttttaaagtaataataattacatattgttactattcccattttatagaagaagaaactggCACAGATGAGTTAGCTCATTTAAGTGAGTATTACACAGGAAGTAAGCTGTAGAGCCACAATCTGAACCAGGAATATGGTTCCAGAGGATACCCACTTACCCATACTATGATGACACTATGCTATCCTGTGTCAGAGCTCTGGGTTCAGGCTTGGAaagttctgtgtgtgtgcatgtgtgtgtagttTTGGCAGTCTGATATTAGATTAAATTGACTTCCAAGAGCAAAGACACATTGAGTAATAGGGCAAAGGAACCCCAAAACCTGACAAATGGGGATGGATGCGATATTTATCCCAAACAAAAATTCCCAGGTGAACTTGCCACAAGTGAAGAATAACATGACGACAAACAAACTGCCTACAAAACAATCCTGAgtatataaataacaaaacagcTTTTGGATGtttcaaataaagaagaaaaagataacccTCCTTTACCTCAAAACTTTATTTTCCCCCAATTATAAACATAAGGATTTAAACTTTTTTGGTGTGCGTTCCAAGCTTCTGTGCTGTTTAcagatttaattttatcttttaaaaattacatgttttGCCTGTATGGAAAGGGCAACAGGGAAGTTTGAGACAACTATAAACATAAAAGAAGCCAAAATTCCAATTTTTACTGGGAGTAAGAGTTTTGAGCAAAGTATGAAGATAATACAAGCTTCTTTTATCGCTTTGGCctgatgaggttttttttttttaagaaatatgaaatatacTCTTATCACTTGTGGAGGAGTTTTTGTTCTACTGATGTTCCCAAAACAAAGAAATCTAAAATACATATCTACATTTTCTAAGCTTCAGTCACTGTTTGGTGGAAACTTTTATTCCTTTGCCATTTCTCCTCCTTCTACTGGCAGAGGACTTTTGGTAACCATTTCTAAGATCTGACAAATATTTTTAGGAGAAACCAGTGAGTTCTTGTGCCTGAActcatttttatttgcaaagaAGGAAtagaatgtattcattcattactGGCCATGACAGTGCTGGAGCGGATGTCTTGGCTAAAAGTATCTGAACAATATCAAATAAAGAGAAGcttatcaatttaaaaaagtaaaaacaaaatgccTATATGCATTGCTTTACTTTATTGCTAAGCTAAAATATGATGTCTcatatccttcattttatttttctttcccttttatttaaaacaactctATAAGGACGCTTCAAGatagcagaggagtaagacatgtagatcaccttcctccccacaaacacatcagaaatacatctacatatggaacaactcctacagaacacctactgaacgctggcagaagacctcaggcttccccaaaggcaagaaactccccatgtacctgggtagggcaaaagaaaaaagaataaacagagagaaaaggatagggacagggcctgcaccagtgggagggagccgtgaaggaggaaaggtttccacacactaggaagccccttcgtgagCAGAGACTGCGGGTAGCGGAggaggaagcttcggagccgcagaggagagcactaCAACggaggtgcggagggcaaagcggggagat encodes:
- the GNGT1 gene encoding guanine nucleotide-binding protein G(T) subunit gamma-T1 yields the protein MPVINIEDLTEKDKLKMEVDQLKKEVTLERMLVSKCCEEVRDYVEERSGEDPLVKGIPEDKNPFKELKGGCVIS